From one Mytilus edulis chromosome 1, xbMytEdul2.2, whole genome shotgun sequence genomic stretch:
- the LOC139514388 gene encoding peroxiredoxin-1-like isoform X3, with product MSQLKLTKPAPEFRGTAVVNGEFKDISLADYRGKYVVFFFYPLDFTFVCPTEIIAFSDRAEEFRSINCEVVACSVDSHFSHLAWVNTPRKQGGLGNMKIPLLSDITKEISKSYNVLKEDEGIAFRGLFVIDDKGNLRQMTVNDLPVGRSVDETLRLVQAFQFTDKHGEVCPAGWKPGADTMKPDPKGSQEYFGKHSK from the exons ATGTCTCAGCTGAAACTGACTAAGCCAGCACCAGAATTCAGAGGAACTGCTGTTGTCAATGGGGAATTTAAAGATATTTCACTGGCAGATTACCGAGGGAAATATGTAGTATTCTTCTTTTATCCATTAGATTT taCATTTGTTTGTCCAACAGAAATAATAGCATTCAGTGATCGAGCAGAAGAATTCCGTTCCATAAACTGTGAAGTAGTAGCTTGTTCAGTTGACAGTCATTTTTCACATTTAGCATG ggTAAACACTCCACGAAAGCAAGGTGGACTTGGAAACATGAAAATTCCTCTCCTCTCAGACATAACAAAAGAAATCAGTAAATCCTATAATGTATTGAAGGAAGATGAAGGAATAGCTTTTAG AGGATTATTTGTAATTGATGACAAAGGAAATCTCCGACAGATGACAGTAAATGATCTTCCAGTAGGACGATCAGTTGATGAAACTTTACGTCTTGTACAAGCTTTCCAGTTTACTGATAAACATGGAGAAG TATGTCCAGCAGGCTGGAAGCCAGGAGCAGACACAATGAAGCCAGACCCTAAGGGAAGTCAGGAATACTTTGGGAAACATTccaagtaa